The Pongo abelii isolate AG06213 chromosome 23, NHGRI_mPonAbe1-v2.0_pri, whole genome shotgun sequence nucleotide sequence CGCGGCGGGCGTTGAGCTTGAAATAGAGCACATCCTCCAGCTCCCAGCACAGCAGGTCCTTCAGCAGCACCAGCGACTCGTCGAAGTACTCTTGAAGGAGCACCAGGTGGAAGCGACGCTCCACCTCCAGGATGTGCTCCTGCACCTGCGGGCTGCTGGGGTCCAGGCTGTTGTCATAGCCCAGGTCGAAGAAGAGCAGGTTTCGGAGGTAGTGGGCATTGAAGCCGTTGGGGTCGTAGTAGCGATCCGGGTCTTGCAGGAACTCGGCCAGCTTGTCGCCGGCCGAGAGCTTCCACGTGAGGGGCACCACCGGCCCGAAGTAGTGGAAGGAGGACTCGAACAGGCGGGCGGGGTCGCGGAGCACCGTGATGAAGATGGCGTTGGGCGGCACCAGGCCACGCACCTCGTCGTAGTGGAAGCGCATGTGGTTGCAGATGATGTTGAAGCAGGCCCCGGGCCGATAGTCCCGCACCAGGCTGCGGGCGAAGAAGGTCGGGTAGTCGAAGTCATTGCGGCCGTTAGGGAAGGCGAACTTGAGCCGGTGCTTCTGGCCGAAGCGGAACAGGATGTTGAGCAGGGTGCTGCTGGCCGTCTTGTGCGTCTTCAAGAACACGATGTTGCGCCGCGGCTGGCACTCCCCCGCCGAGCCGTTGGCCCGGATCACTGCCTCTGGCTCGAGCGCAGGTGGAGAGCAGGACGCTGCGGCCTCCGGGGTCCTGCTGGGGACAGAGAGGTGGGGAGAGCCTCAGGGGGGTGCTGGGGCCCTCAGGACTCTGGTAGCTAGAGAGGGAGATTATTGGGAACAGTGGTGGCAAAGGAGCTGGGATAGTGGGACCTGTGGGGCCTGAGTCCAGGCTGGGTGCCTGCGCGGGTGGTTTGGCCTCTCTAGCCTCAtgttcctcttctgtgaaatggggaggATAACAGGCCCTCTTCACGGTGTTGTGAGATGAGGCACACAGGCTCTCCTCTCATTCATGGCCACTGTGTTGCATGTACCATGAATCAGTATCAGCTTGGGCCACATGAAATTGCCATTTTATAGGACAAACATGGTCAATTTTTGCAGAAATTTGCAGTTTCCTCTGTGTCAAGTTAATATCACCAACCACTGGTATTGCACCAGCTACAGGCTGTGCTGGGTCTGTGCAGAGCAGCCCCATGAGGAAACTGGAGAGCCTGGTtctcaggagctgggcctggagtcAGACCGACGCGTTTGAATCCATGCCCATGGACAGGTCGCCCCCACCAGGGCCCCGTTGGCATCTCAGATGATGCGAATCTGAGCCCTGTACAGACAGTGTTACCTGATTCTCATGCTCTATGAGGAAggctctggtttttttttgtttttctttttgttttgagacagtctcactccgttggcccagcctggggtgcagtggtgccatctcggctcactgcaacttctgctttccgggttcaagcaattctcctgcctcagactcccaagtagctgggattacagacacacaccaccacgcccagctaatttttgtatttttagtagagatggggtttcaccatgttggccagactggtctcaaactcctgacctcagacgatctgcccacctgggcctcccaaagtgctaggattacaggtgtgaattgCCGTGCCCAGCCGAAAGGCTCTGTTTTtatccccacttcacagatgggCACACCAAGGCTCAGAGTTACACAGCGACCTCTGCCGTCAGTGGAatttctgtctggcacagcatgGTGCAGGGTGGCTGCCCAAGATCACTGGGGCAGGCCCTGTGGTAATTACAGGGCCCCATGGGTGGGATGCCATCCTTCCCCCACCTACACCCATCATCTGCCCAGCTGGGCCACTCA carries:
- the GAL3ST1 gene encoding LOW QUALITY PROTEIN: galactosylceramide sulfotransferase (The sequence of the model RefSeq protein was modified relative to this genomic sequence to represent the inferred CDS: inserted 1 base in 1 codon) is translated as MMHKWNSGPGCRLLKGSLLHXDWVSEMLPPQKKPWESMAKGLVLGALFTSFLLLVYSYAVPPLHAGLASTTPEAAASCSPPALEPEAVIRANGSAGECQPRRNIVFLKTHKTASSTLLNILFRFGQKHRLKFAFPNGRNDFDYPTFFARSLVRDYRPGACFNIICNHMRFHYDEVRGLVPPNAIFITVLRDPARLFESSFHYFGPVVPLTWKLSAGDKLAEFLQDPDRYYDPNGFNAHYLRNLLFFDLGYDNSLDPSSPQVQEHILEVERRFHLVLLQEYFDESLVLLKDLLCWELEDVLYFKLNARRDSPVPRLSGELYGRATAWNMLDSHLYRHFNASFWRKVEAFGRERMAREVAALRRANERMRTICIDGGHAVDAAAIQDEAMQPWQPLGTKSILGYNLKKSIGQRHAQLCRRMLTPEIQYLMDLGANLWVTKLWKFIRDFLRW